A stretch of Pseudolysobacter antarcticus DNA encodes these proteins:
- the yajC gene encoding preprotein translocase subunit YajC, protein MDFLISNAYAQAAGGAATNPLLQFAPLVILFGIFYFMLIRPQMKRAKEQRTMVAALAKGDEVITTGGLLGRIDDISESFITLEVAPNVKLKLQKGAVTTVLPKGTLKSA, encoded by the coding sequence ATGGATTTTCTGATTTCCAATGCGTATGCCCAGGCAGCGGGCGGCGCGGCCACAAATCCACTGCTTCAATTTGCCCCGCTGGTTATTCTTTTCGGCATCTTTTATTTCATGCTGATCCGCCCGCAGATGAAGCGCGCCAAGGAACAACGCACTATGGTCGCGGCGTTGGCCAAGGGCGATGAAGTGATCACGACGGGCGGCCTGCTGGGGCGCATCGACGACATCAGCGAATCGTTTATCACGCTCGAAGTGGCGCCGAATGTGAAGTTGAAATTGCAGAAAGGCGCGGTCACTACGGTGTTGCCCAAGGGCACGCTGAAATCCGCCTGA
- the secD gene encoding protein translocase subunit SecD — protein sequence MNDFPRWKYTLIAVVIFLGLIYASPNLFQSQPAVQISAKRGATVDEALKEKVTGILQAKKIDFKAIDLNDDRLLARFADANVQLAAADALTADLNEKGEQYVIALNLASTVPQWLRAIGANAMPLGLDLQGGVHFLMEIDQKAALEKQQQRYVDDVRSTLLKSGVRYQSVNPTAAGIAVVLNSPEDQKKAAVILAQEVNKPENLGDPSPLDITDGVAGSENGLTVKVREATVLKQSKDTIASNLTTLRNRVNELGVSEPTIQQQGSSRIVVELAGVQDSAKAKKILGATATLEYRAVDESITGEEAMRTGRVPPDSQIFYRRGGGSDGKGQPVLLKKKIIATGNELVGATSIPDQQTGTPSVSVRLNAAGAKKMLDFTSQNVNHGMAVVYIERTPEVKIIDGKEVRTSKTTQEVVSVATIQSVFSSQFQTTGLGSSKEAADLALLLRAGSLAAPVDIVEERVIGPSLGQDNINKGAMAVLLGLLAVLVCAALYYHLFGLIADIALILNLVMLLALLSKIGATLTMPGIAGIVLTLGMAIDANVLICERIREELRNGLTPLASIRAGYEKAWATILDANVTHLLAAIGLLIFGSGPIKGFAVTLFLGILTSMFTSVTVTHAMVNLIHRGRKLKTLSV from the coding sequence ATGAATGATTTTCCCCGCTGGAAGTACACGCTGATCGCCGTGGTTATTTTTCTCGGCCTGATTTACGCGTCGCCAAACCTGTTTCAGTCGCAACCCGCGGTGCAGATTTCTGCCAAACGTGGCGCGACCGTCGATGAGGCGCTGAAGGAAAAAGTCACCGGCATCCTGCAGGCCAAGAAGATCGACTTCAAGGCGATCGACTTGAATGACGATCGTCTGCTGGCGCGTTTCGCCGATGCCAACGTGCAGCTTGCTGCCGCTGATGCGCTGACCGCCGATCTCAATGAGAAAGGCGAGCAATACGTGATCGCGTTGAACCTGGCCTCGACCGTGCCGCAATGGTTGCGTGCGATCGGGGCGAACGCGATGCCACTCGGCCTCGACTTGCAGGGCGGCGTGCACTTTTTGATGGAAATCGATCAAAAAGCCGCGCTCGAAAAACAGCAGCAGCGTTATGTCGATGACGTGCGTTCGACCTTGCTCAAGAGTGGCGTGCGTTACCAGTCGGTCAACCCGACGGCCGCGGGTATCGCGGTGGTATTGAATTCGCCGGAAGACCAGAAAAAAGCCGCAGTGATTCTCGCGCAGGAAGTGAACAAGCCGGAAAATCTCGGTGATCCATCACCGCTGGATATCACCGATGGCGTGGCCGGCAGCGAGAATGGCCTGACCGTGAAAGTGCGCGAAGCGACCGTGCTGAAGCAGTCCAAGGACACCATCGCGAGCAATCTGACGACTTTGCGCAATCGCGTCAATGAGCTTGGCGTTTCCGAGCCAACGATCCAGCAGCAGGGCAGCAGCCGTATCGTGGTTGAGCTTGCCGGCGTGCAGGATTCCGCCAAAGCGAAGAAGATTCTCGGCGCCACCGCCACGCTCGAATATCGCGCGGTGGATGAAAGTATTACCGGTGAGGAAGCAATGCGTACCGGACGCGTTCCCCCCGACTCGCAGATCTTTTACAGGCGCGGTGGTGGCAGCGATGGCAAGGGTCAGCCGGTATTGCTGAAGAAGAAAATCATCGCCACCGGCAACGAACTCGTCGGTGCTACCAGTATTCCCGATCAGCAAACCGGCACACCTTCGGTTTCGGTGCGGCTGAATGCGGCTGGCGCGAAGAAGATGCTGGATTTCACGAGCCAGAACGTCAACCACGGCATGGCGGTGGTGTATATCGAGCGCACGCCGGAAGTAAAAATCATTGATGGCAAGGAAGTGCGTACGTCGAAAACGACGCAGGAAGTAGTGAGCGTCGCGACCATCCAGAGCGTTTTCAGCAGCCAGTTCCAGACCACAGGTTTGGGCAGTTCGAAAGAAGCAGCCGACCTCGCGCTGTTGTTGCGCGCCGGTTCACTGGCAGCACCAGTTGACATCGTCGAAGAGCGTGTGATCGGCCCGAGCCTCGGCCAGGACAATATCAACAAGGGCGCGATGGCGGTCTTGCTCGGCCTGCTCGCCGTGCTGGTTTGCGCCGCGTTGTACTACCACCTGTTCGGTCTGATCGCGGATATCGCGCTGATCCTCAACCTGGTGATGCTGCTCGCGCTGCTTTCAAAGATCGGCGCCACGCTGACCATGCCGGGCATTGCCGGTATCGTGCTGACGCTCGGTATGGCGATCGATGCCAACGTGCTGATCTGCGAACGTATCCGCGAGGAACTGCGTAACGGCTTGACACCGCTCGCTTCGATCCGCGCCGGTTACGAAAAAGCTTGGGCGACCATTCTCGATGCCAACGTCACACATTTGCTCGCGGCAATCGGTCTGCTGATTTTTGGCTCGGGCCCGATCAAGGGCTTCGCGGTGACGCTCTTCCTCGGCATTCTGACCTCGATGTTTACCTCGGTGACGGTCACGCATGCGATGGTCAATCTGATCCACCGCGGCCGCAAGCTCAAGACGTTGTCGGTGTAA
- the secF gene encoding protein translocase subunit SecF: MEIFNPNSKIDFLGWRNISVTISAVLMLISIVAIGVRGLNYGLDFTGGVLVEAAYEQPVDSNDVRKSLEDGGFPNAVVQSVGGSREVAIRLQSSSTQQEGVKADEVSKKVIDVLKAKRADVTIKRTDLVGATVGDELKSQGIIAVLFVMIGIMIYIAVRFEWRFAIAGVASEIHDTLIVLGFYAITQHDFDITVLASVLSVVGYSINDKVVVFDRVRELFRSSRKAEPVEVLNKAINSTLSRTIITAAFTGITMVALYFFGGPVVHGFALTMIIGIVVGTLSSIFFANPILLWLGVSKQDLMPGSKDNAELARRP, from the coding sequence ATGGAAATTTTCAACCCGAACAGCAAGATCGACTTTCTCGGCTGGCGCAATATCAGCGTCACGATTTCGGCGGTGCTGATGCTGATATCGATCGTCGCCATCGGCGTGCGTGGCCTGAACTACGGTCTCGATTTCACCGGCGGTGTGCTGGTCGAAGCGGCCTACGAACAGCCAGTCGATTCCAACGATGTACGCAAATCGCTGGAAGACGGCGGCTTTCCGAATGCGGTGGTGCAGAGTGTCGGCGGATCGCGCGAAGTGGCGATTCGTCTGCAAAGTTCGAGCACGCAGCAGGAAGGCGTGAAGGCCGATGAAGTGTCGAAAAAAGTCATCGACGTGCTCAAGGCAAAGCGCGCGGACGTCACCATCAAACGCACTGATCTGGTCGGCGCTACGGTCGGTGATGAACTGAAAAGCCAAGGCATCATCGCCGTGCTATTCGTGATGATCGGCATCATGATTTACATCGCGGTGCGCTTCGAATGGCGTTTCGCGATCGCCGGTGTCGCCAGTGAAATCCACGATACCCTGATCGTGCTCGGCTTCTACGCGATCACCCAGCACGACTTCGATATCACCGTGCTGGCCTCGGTATTATCGGTGGTAGGTTATTCGATCAACGATAAAGTCGTGGTGTTCGATCGTGTGCGCGAATTGTTCCGCTCCAGCCGCAAGGCCGAGCCGGTCGAGGTATTGAACAAGGCGATCAACTCCACCCTGTCGCGTACCATCATCACCGCCGCGTTCACTGGCATCACGATGGTCGCGCTGTATTTCTTCGGCGGCCCGGTCGTACACGGCTTTGCACTGACGATGATCATTGGTATCGTGGTCGGTACGCTGTCATCAATCTTCTTCGCCAACCCGATCCTGCTCTGGCTCGGTGTGTCGAAACAGGATCTGATGCCGGGCAGCAAGGACAATGCCGAACTCGCGCGCCGTCCATAA
- a CDS encoding MerR family transcriptional regulator — protein sequence MPLYSVSQIAKRTGVTVRTLHHYEAKGLLYPATRSAAGYRLYGENELLRLQHIAALKMLGFPLNEIRDCLDANAPSLAEALTCQVDRMRGTIVRQQALLIRLERVARQALSGETIDTETLLNSIEASTIMEKYFTEEQMQTIKQRGDTLGPQRIREVEQAWPNVIAGMQAALKLDKDPASEEVQILARRWRELVREFTGGDSGIQRSVNTMFHDDADTMQSQTGIDPALMTYASKAIGLLES from the coding sequence ATGCCGTTGTATAGCGTGAGCCAGATCGCGAAACGTACCGGCGTGACCGTCCGCACGCTGCACCATTACGAGGCCAAGGGGTTGCTTTACCCCGCGACTCGCAGCGCTGCCGGTTATCGCTTGTACGGTGAAAACGAACTGCTACGCCTGCAGCACATCGCTGCGCTGAAAATGCTCGGATTTCCACTCAACGAAATCCGCGACTGCCTTGATGCCAACGCGCCTTCATTAGCCGAAGCGTTGACGTGTCAGGTCGACCGGATGCGGGGAACCATCGTCCGTCAGCAAGCGCTGCTGATCCGCTTGGAGCGCGTTGCGCGTCAGGCCCTCAGCGGCGAGACGATCGATACCGAAACCCTGCTCAACAGTATTGAGGCCAGTACGATCATGGAAAAATATTTCACCGAAGAACAGATGCAAACCATCAAACAGCGCGGCGATACGCTCGGTCCGCAGCGCATTCGCGAAGTCGAACAGGCATGGCCGAATGTCATTGCCGGCATGCAGGCGGCGCTGAAACTCGACAAGGATCCAGCCAGTGAGGAAGTGCAAATTCTGGCGCGACGCTGGCGAGAGCTGGTGCGTGAATTCACTGGTGGCGATAGCGGCATTCAGCGTTCGGTGAACACGATGTTTCACGACGATGCGGACACGATGCAATCGCAAACCGGAATCGATCCGGCACTGATGACCTATGCTAGCAAGGCGATCGGTTTGCTGGAGAGTTGA
- a CDS encoding EF-hand domain-containing protein, with amino-acid sequence MNQRHYRYVVAWAIAAGFGAASAADQTSSTDIKTADGQTVTVHSGQPAIPPDGPHPDFDRLDLSKDGSLSPDEASAYPPLANDFKHVDLNHDGKISKSEYLQWH; translated from the coding sequence ATGAACCAACGTCATTACCGCTATGTAGTTGCCTGGGCCATTGCTGCCGGTTTCGGCGCGGCGTCCGCCGCAGACCAGACCAGTTCCACCGATATCAAAACCGCGGACGGGCAAACCGTCACGGTGCACTCGGGGCAGCCCGCGATACCGCCCGACGGTCCGCATCCCGATTTCGACCGTCTGGATCTGAGCAAGGACGGTTCACTAAGTCCCGATGAGGCGAGCGCCTATCCGCCGCTAGCGAATGACTTCAAACATGTCGACTTGAACCATGATGGCAAAATCTCGAAGTCCGAATATTTACAATGGCATTGA
- a CDS encoding EAL domain-containing response regulator yields MTSVISGQVSALSALVVDDDPLMTEIVSALLRDFALVDIETAQDGNEALAMLSLRHVDLMVCDLNMPGMDGALLLKHLADFPSPPALILLSGEHPRVLEASGQLAATLGLTVLGVLQKPVDRVRLAELLQRYNTQFPKREKSGATIELSKQDLRRGLKKGTQRLAYQPKIDLKSGELVGAEALLRWKDPELGNIPPNHVVSSAERHGFIDELTLAILHQAVMDRAKLVAADLPINIAVNLSLHNLRMPDMVEHIIQIVTAKGDKPANFTLEITETCLIEDLATALEMLIRLRMNGFQLAIDDYGTGASTMQFLQQFPTTEMKIDRSFVVAAPLSEHGCAFLSTAIELGTKLGQVTVAEGIETFAQCTLATKLGCQQGQGFYFSEPLPLDAFIAWARSYQPGWLKQKTDLLICTEK; encoded by the coding sequence ATGACTTCCGTAATCTCCGGGCAGGTTTCAGCCCTCAGCGCGCTGGTAGTAGATGACGACCCGCTGATGACCGAGATCGTCTCGGCCCTCTTGAGAGATTTTGCACTTGTCGATATCGAGACCGCTCAGGACGGCAATGAGGCACTGGCGATGTTGTCGCTGCGCCACGTCGACCTGATGGTTTGCGATCTGAACATGCCCGGAATGGACGGCGCTCTGCTGTTGAAACACTTGGCGGATTTTCCCTCGCCCCCCGCGCTGATCCTGTTGAGCGGCGAACATCCTCGCGTACTTGAAGCAAGCGGCCAGCTGGCAGCAACCCTGGGCCTGACCGTACTTGGCGTGCTGCAAAAACCTGTTGATCGTGTGCGGTTAGCGGAGTTGCTGCAGCGGTACAACACACAGTTCCCCAAGCGTGAGAAAAGCGGAGCAACCATTGAGCTGAGCAAACAAGACTTGCGGCGTGGTCTTAAAAAAGGAACACAGCGGCTTGCTTATCAACCCAAGATCGACCTGAAATCGGGCGAATTGGTCGGAGCCGAAGCGCTGCTGCGCTGGAAGGACCCCGAGCTCGGCAACATTCCCCCTAATCATGTCGTGAGTTCGGCTGAGCGCCATGGTTTTATCGACGAGCTCACTCTGGCCATCCTGCATCAGGCGGTAATGGATCGCGCCAAACTGGTTGCGGCCGACTTGCCGATCAACATTGCGGTCAACCTCTCGCTGCATAATCTCCGCATGCCAGACATGGTCGAACACATCATTCAGATCGTGACCGCGAAAGGCGACAAACCGGCAAACTTCACCCTCGAGATCACTGAGACGTGCTTGATTGAGGATTTGGCCACGGCGCTCGAGATGCTGATCCGGTTGCGCATGAACGGCTTCCAGTTGGCAATTGACGACTATGGAACCGGCGCATCGACGATGCAGTTTCTGCAGCAGTTCCCCACCACGGAGATGAAGATTGATCGATCCTTTGTGGTGGCAGCGCCGTTGAGCGAGCACGGTTGCGCGTTCCTCAGCACCGCCATCGAGTTGGGGACGAAGCTGGGACAGGTGACCGTCGCCGAAGGCATCGAAACATTCGCCCAGTGCACGTTGGCTACCAAGCTCGGCTGCCAACAAGGGCAAGGTTTCTATTTCAGCGAACCGCTGCCACTGGACGCGTTCATCGCGTGGGCTCGAAGCTATCAGCCAGGTTGGCTCAAGCAGAAAACTGACCTGCTGATTTGCACCGAAAAGTGA
- a CDS encoding Hpt domain-containing protein: MQPNHPESDFAALAHVVGNDDARLQRLLSIFATSARADLGRWTQARHAGDCDILQRLAHRLKSGCQQLGEQTAASAFDAVEQHRGTAAELESLAESAQLELEQTLDRVTAFQTRGLADRT; the protein is encoded by the coding sequence ATGCAACCGAATCATCCCGAGTCTGACTTTGCGGCGCTCGCCCACGTTGTAGGCAATGATGACGCCAGGTTGCAGCGCCTGCTGAGCATCTTTGCGACCAGCGCCCGCGCGGATCTGGGGCGATGGACTCAAGCGCGGCACGCTGGCGATTGCGACATCCTGCAAAGGCTGGCGCACCGGCTCAAATCCGGATGCCAACAGCTCGGCGAACAAACAGCGGCTTCCGCTTTCGATGCCGTGGAGCAACATCGCGGAACTGCCGCGGAGCTGGAATCCTTGGCGGAGTCTGCACAGTTGGAACTTGAGCAAACCCTGGATCGCGTGACGGCCTTTCAGACGCGCGGGCTCGCAGATCGGACTTGA
- a CDS encoding PAS domain-containing protein, translated as MTDAITVVLVIAVPLILLVVALLSMRGAFTRMPQQQQLDSFAAIRAGKDELRQALDALPLPLAWHNQRREIEFWNRRALAMFGYAPEEIDTMDKWNALAYPDPDYRREMIKRWAAVEGEGADGIRRDEFDITCKDGRVITVEISGTRDGDLTIVAFNDITERKGADEALRAMSTRLQLAVASANTGIFDWDLVTNEVVWDDAMCRMYGIEQEDFNGFVTGWSEAVHPQDLPRVEAALQTAMHGGPEYYEEYRIRWPDGTEHHIMAYGQTTRDADGRPMRMVGASYDITERKLAEAELRRHRDHLEELVAERTAQLQRVNLFNEQAMDLTRTGYWFVPLDDSGFYTNSDRAAAIYGVPAKPGDWRYNLMEEWYCHMESADPVIAAQVSEKFTKTCSGELPFYDAVYPFLRPVDGKIAWMHAMGIVVNDPKRPCREMYGVVQDITEIIEAKRELEEARAAAEAANQAKSAFLATMSHEIRTPLNAILGMSHLALKERTESERRSYLEKIQRAGQHLLAVINDVLDISKIEAGRLTIETAHFALAELLDNAANVTADRAAVKGLRFSVEVAADVPAELVGDQLRLGQVLINYATNAVKFTERGEITISVSVDSRTLHDAVLRFCVRDTGIGLTADQIDNVFDAFQQGDSSITRRYGGTGLGLAICRNLVRLMGGEMGVDSRLGVGSTFWFTAPVGIDGLQRRAVQLAPDLYGRRFLVAAGTGAESANLSALLTGMRFTVVSATDAEDTITILRESISSGRSFDIVLLDIETFGSAGFAVAAQIKTLSSALKQRIVLVNSAERQDLKKQAERSGYPTIDRPFDSSTLFDRLVSMLGLADAAGIGNAESIKALHGARVLVAEDNEFNQEVARAILGDAGLVVDIADDGEAAVRMVMASHYDAVLMDMQMPTMDGLTATRQIRSSVSAELPIIAMTANAMQDNLQRCLDAGMDDFVAKPIDPDQLLVVLARWIKRRE; from the coding sequence GTGACCGACGCGATCACCGTCGTCCTCGTAATTGCGGTGCCGCTCATATTGCTCGTCGTCGCGTTGCTGTCCATGCGGGGCGCCTTCACCCGCATGCCGCAGCAGCAGCAGCTGGATTCCTTCGCCGCGATTCGCGCCGGCAAGGACGAACTGCGCCAAGCGCTGGACGCATTGCCTCTGCCCCTCGCCTGGCACAACCAGCGTCGCGAAATCGAGTTCTGGAATCGCAGGGCTCTGGCCATGTTCGGCTATGCACCCGAAGAAATCGATACGATGGACAAGTGGAACGCTCTTGCTTATCCCGACCCCGACTACCGCAGGGAAATGATCAAGCGCTGGGCCGCCGTCGAAGGCGAGGGAGCCGATGGCATCAGGCGCGACGAATTCGACATCACCTGCAAGGATGGCCGGGTCATCACGGTGGAAATCTCGGGGACGCGTGACGGTGACCTGACCATTGTCGCCTTCAATGACATCACCGAGCGCAAGGGAGCGGACGAAGCCTTGCGTGCGATGTCCACTCGCCTGCAGCTCGCCGTCGCGTCCGCCAACACTGGCATATTTGACTGGGATCTGGTCACCAACGAAGTAGTCTGGGACGACGCCATGTGCCGGATGTACGGCATTGAGCAAGAGGACTTCAACGGCTTCGTCACCGGATGGTCCGAAGCGGTGCATCCGCAAGACCTGCCGCGCGTGGAGGCGGCCTTGCAGACCGCGATGCATGGCGGGCCCGAATACTACGAGGAATATCGCATCCGGTGGCCCGATGGTACTGAGCATCACATCATGGCGTACGGACAGACGACTCGAGACGCCGACGGCAGGCCCATGCGCATGGTCGGCGCCTCTTACGACATCACCGAGCGCAAGCTTGCCGAAGCAGAATTGCGGCGCCACCGTGATCATCTGGAGGAGCTCGTGGCCGAGCGCACCGCCCAGTTGCAGCGCGTGAACCTGTTCAACGAACAGGCGATGGACCTGACCCGTACCGGCTACTGGTTCGTGCCGTTGGACGACTCCGGTTTCTACACCAACTCGGACCGCGCGGCCGCCATCTACGGTGTGCCGGCCAAGCCGGGCGACTGGCGCTACAACCTCATGGAAGAATGGTACTGCCATATGGAGAGTGCCGACCCGGTCATCGCCGCCCAGGTCAGCGAGAAGTTCACGAAGACCTGCTCCGGTGAGCTCCCCTTCTACGACGCGGTCTATCCATTCCTGCGCCCGGTCGACGGCAAGATCGCCTGGATGCACGCCATGGGGATCGTCGTGAATGACCCCAAGCGTCCATGCCGGGAAATGTACGGCGTTGTCCAGGACATCACCGAAATCATCGAGGCAAAACGCGAACTGGAGGAAGCGCGGGCCGCGGCCGAGGCGGCCAATCAGGCCAAGAGCGCCTTCCTCGCCACAATGAGCCATGAGATCCGTACGCCGCTGAATGCGATCCTGGGCATGTCGCATCTGGCCTTGAAGGAAAGGACGGAATCAGAACGCCGCAGCTACCTGGAGAAGATCCAGCGCGCCGGTCAGCACCTGTTGGCCGTCATCAACGATGTACTCGACATCTCCAAGATCGAAGCGGGCCGGCTGACCATTGAGACAGCACACTTCGCCCTGGCGGAACTGCTGGACAATGCGGCCAATGTCACTGCCGACAGAGCGGCCGTCAAGGGACTGCGGTTCTCGGTCGAGGTCGCGGCGGATGTCCCCGCCGAGCTGGTCGGCGACCAGCTGCGGCTGGGACAAGTGCTGATCAACTATGCGACCAACGCGGTCAAGTTCACCGAACGTGGTGAGATCACGATTTCCGTCAGCGTGGATTCGCGTACGTTGCACGATGCGGTGCTGCGCTTCTGCGTGCGGGATACCGGCATCGGGCTCACCGCAGACCAGATCGACAACGTGTTCGACGCCTTCCAGCAGGGCGACAGTTCGATCACGCGCCGATATGGAGGCACCGGACTGGGGTTGGCCATTTGCCGCAACCTCGTCCGCCTGATGGGCGGCGAAATGGGTGTCGACAGCCGCTTGGGTGTCGGCAGCACGTTCTGGTTTACGGCACCTGTCGGCATCGACGGGCTGCAGCGTCGCGCCGTGCAGTTGGCGCCCGACTTGTATGGCCGGAGGTTTCTCGTCGCTGCTGGCACGGGTGCCGAGAGCGCCAACCTGTCAGCCTTGCTCACCGGTATGCGGTTTACCGTCGTCAGCGCCACGGATGCCGAGGACACCATCACGATCCTCCGTGAATCGATCAGTTCCGGCCGATCATTCGACATCGTACTGCTCGATATCGAGACGTTCGGATCCGCTGGATTCGCCGTGGCCGCGCAAATCAAGACGCTTTCCAGCGCTCTAAAACAACGGATCGTCTTGGTCAATTCGGCGGAGCGGCAGGACCTCAAGAAGCAAGCTGAGCGCAGCGGCTACCCAACCATCGACCGGCCGTTTGACTCCTCGACCTTGTTCGACAGGCTGGTAAGCATGCTCGGATTGGCCGATGCCGCAGGCATAGGAAACGCGGAATCGATCAAGGCCCTTCACGGAGCGAGGGTGCTGGTGGCCGAGGATAACGAGTTCAATCAAGAGGTCGCGAGAGCGATCCTTGGCGACGCTGGTCTGGTCGTGGACATTGCCGACGACGGCGAGGCCGCCGTACGCATGGTCATGGCCAGCCATTACGATGCCGTGTTGATGGACATGCAGATGCCGACGATGGATGGGTTGACGGCTACTCGGCAAATCCGCAGTTCGGTGTCTGCGGAACTGCCGATCATCGCCATGACGGCCAACGCAATGCAGGACAACCTCCAGCGCTGCCTCGATGCGGGCATGGACGATTTCGTCGCCAAGCCCATCGATCCGGATCAGCTGCTCGTCGTACTTGCGCGCTGGATCAAGCGGCGCGAATGA